From Desmodus rotundus isolate HL8 chromosome 12, HLdesRot8A.1, whole genome shotgun sequence, one genomic window encodes:
- the MPZ gene encoding LOW QUALITY PROTEIN: myelin protein P0 (The sequence of the model RefSeq protein was modified relative to this genomic sequence to represent the inferred CDS: substituted 1 base at 1 genomic stop codon), producing the protein MAPGAPSSSPSPVLAVLLFSSLVLTPAQAIVVYTDREVHGAVGSRVTLHCSFWSSEWVSDDISFTWRYQPEGGRDAISIFHYAKGQPYIDEVGTFKERIQWVGDPRWKDGSIVIHNLDYSDNGTFTCDVKNPPDIVGKTSQVTLYVFEKVPTRYGVVLGAVIGAVLGGVLLLLLLFYLVRYCWLRRQAALQRRLSAMEKGKLHKIGKDSKRGRQTPVLYAMLDHSRSTKAASEKKSKGLGESRKDKKXRLAGRAGARGPGAEPSKGAQVVVIEMELRKDEQSSELRPAVKSPSRTSLKNALKNMMGLDSDK; encoded by the exons ATGGCTCCTGGGGCTCCCTCGTCCAGCCCCAGTCCTGTCCTGGCTGTGCTGCTCTTCTCCTCTTTGG tgctgaccccagcccaggccatCGTGGTTTACACGGACAGGGAGGTCCATGGCGCTGTGGGCTCCCGAGTGACCCTGCACTGCTCCTTCTGGTCCAGCGAGTGGGTCTCCGATGACATCTCCTTCACCTGGCGCTACCAGCCTGAAGGGGGCCGCGATGCCATCTCA ATCTTCCACTACGCCAAGGGACAGCCCTATATCGACGAGGTGGGGACCTTCAAAGAGCGCATCCAGTGGGTAGGGGACCCTCGCTGGAAGGATGGCTCCATTGTCATACACAACCTGGACTACAGTGACAACGGCACGTTCACCTGTGACGTCAAGAACCCACCAGACATAGTGGGCAAGACCTCTCAGGTCACGCTCTACGTCTTTGAAAAAG TGCCAACGCGCTACGGGGTGGTGCTGGGCGCCGTCATCGGGGCCGTGCTGGGCGGcgtgctgctgttgctgctgctcttCTACCTGGTGCGGTACTGCTGGCTGCGCAGGCAGGCGGCCCTGCAGAGGAGACTCAG CGCCATGGAGAAGGGGAAGCTGCACAAGATCGGGAAGGACTCCAAGCGTGGCCGGCAG ACGCCCGTGCTGTATGCCATGCTGGACCACAGCAGGAGCACCAAGGCTGCCAGTGAGAAGAAGTCCAAGGGGCTGGGGGAGTCTCGCAAGGATAAGAAATAGCGGTTAGCGGGCCGGGCGGGGGCTCGAGGGCCAGGGGCGGAGCCCTCCAAAGGCGCTCAGGTGGTGGTCATCGAGATGGAGCTTCGGAAGGACGAGCAGAGCTCGGAGCTCCGGCCTGCTGTCAAGTCCCCCAGCAGAACCAGCCTCAAGAACGCCCTCAAGAACATGATGGGCCTGGACTCGGACAAGTGA
- the PCP4L1 gene encoding Purkinje cell protein 4-like protein 1, whose amino-acid sequence MSELNTKTSPATNLAPGPEEKGKAGPAKKAEEEEEVDIDLTAPETEKAALAIQGKFRRFQKRKKDPSS is encoded by the exons ATGAGCGAG CTTAACACCAAAACATCCCCAGCAACCAACCTGGCACCCGGCCCAGAAGAAAAGG GAAAGGCCGGCCCTGCCAAGAaggccgaggaggaggaggaggtcgaCATCGACCTGACAGCCCCGGAGACAGAGAAGGCTGCCCTGGCCATTCAGGGCAAGTTCCGGAGGttccaaaagaggaaaaaggacccCAGCTCCTGA
- the TOMM40L gene encoding mitochondrial import receptor subunit TOM40B, translated as MGNTLGLAPLGALPRRSPRREEPLPNPGSFDELHRLCKDVFPGQMEGVKLVVNKVLSSHFQVAHTVHLSALGLPGYHLHAAYAGDWQLSPTEVFPTVVGDLDSSGSLNAQVLLLLAERLRAKAVFQTQQSKFLTWQFDGEYRGDDYTATLTLGNPDLIGESVIVVAHFLQSLTHRLVLGGELVYHRRPGEEGAILTLAGKYSAVHWVATLNVGSGGAHASYYHRANEQVQVGVEFEANTRLQDTTFSFGYHLSLPQANMVFRGLVDSNWCVGAVLEKKMPPLPVTLALGAFLNHWRNRFHCGFSVTVG; from the exons ATGGGCAACACCTTGGGCCTGGCCCCGCTGGGGGCTTTGCCTCGCCGCAGCCCCCGTCGAGAGGAACCTCTGCCCAACCCCGGGAGCTTCGATGAGCTGCACCGCCTGTGCAAAG ATGTATTCCCAGGACAGATGGAGGGAGTGAAGCTCGTGGTCAACAAGGTTCTGAGCAGCCATTTCCAG GTGGCTCACACCGTGCACCTGAGTGCTCTGGGCCTGCCTGGCTATCACCTCCACGCAGCCTACGCAGGGGACTGGCAACTTAGCCCCACTGAG GTCTTCCCCACTGTGGTAGGGGACCTGGACAGCAGCGGCAGTCTCAACGCCCAGGTCCTGCTCCTCCTGGCAGAACGGCTCCGAGCCAAGGCTGTCTTTCAG ACGCAGCAGTCCAAGTTCCTGACGTGGCAGTTCGATGGCGAGTACCGGGGAGATGACTACACGGCCACGCTGACCCTGGGGAATCCTGATTTGATTGGGGAGTCGG TGATCGTGGTGGCGCACTTCCTGCAGAGCCTCACTCATCGTCTGGTGTTGGGAGGAGAGCTCGTTTATCACCGGCGGCCAGGCGAAGAGGGGGCCATCCTGACGCTGGCTGGGAAGTACTCGG CGGTGCACTGGGTGGCTACGCTGAATGTGGGATCCGGAGGGGCCCATGCGAGTTACTACCACAGGGCAAATGAGCAG GTTCAGGTTGGAGTGGAGTTTGAGGCCAACACCAGGCTACAAGACACGACCTTCTCCTTTGGGTACCACCTGAGTCTGCCCCAGGCCAACATGGTATTTAGAG GCTTGGTGGACAGTAACTGGTGTGTGGGTGCGGTGCTGGAGAAGAAGATGCCCCCACTGCCTGTCACCCTCGCCCTTGGAGCCTTCCTCAATCACTGGCGCAACAGGTTCCACTGTGGCTTCAGCGTCACTGTGGGCTGA
- the APOA2 gene encoding apolipoprotein A-II: protein MKLLALTVLLLTVCSLEGALVRRQAEESSLLSLLSQYFQTMAEYGKELAGKVNVQQLQAEAKDYFEETQKKLTPLVKKARTDLTKLFGLFVEFTPQTDAQPTAAAR from the exons ATGAAGCTGCTGGCACTCACGGTACTGCTCCTCACTGTCTGCAGCCTTGAAG GGGCTTTGGTGCGGAGGCAGGCGGAGGAGTCGAGTCTGCTGAGCCTGTTATCGCAGTACTTTCAGACCATGGCTGAGTATGGCAAGGAGCTGGCAGGGAAGGTCAACGTCCAGCAGCTCCAGGCCGAGGCCAA GGATTACTTTGAGGAGACACAGAAGAAGCTGACACCCCTGGTCAAGAAGGCTCGAACTGACCTGACGAAGTTGTTTGGTTTGTTCGTGGAATTCACACCACAGACGGATGCCCAGCCAACTGCTGCTGCCCGCTAG
- the NR1I3 gene encoding LOW QUALITY PROTEIN: nuclear receptor subfamily 1 group I member 3 (The sequence of the model RefSeq protein was modified relative to this genomic sequence to represent the inferred CDS: inserted 3 bases in 2 codons), producing the protein TAGGNTGLSCLSAGSCRVTQAQRCLCPACRERKCLEAGWNSEHQSSEHRPQHSALLSAAVPRARELTLPPAALAWRRRKQAQRXAQPAPEQPRKEQKEPVRMLPGTYTATKAPCLTSVQSGASTHRTRAGRSEARGPLCPAPHGALPVRNQVSLLRRAEADIWHPGDRGSGSLSVCYWLSSPQFRSFSRHLCPTPSSWHPCTLGPFVLQPALQASPRLSPLGRCAGSPSPTWPSCSLLQTGRVNQREEVDRLQKESALXLQSYMQGQQPGPGIWSLCSRASMASMDTECSTARDVCQDAPAPDLQLPSQPTWTHGAGKGQRGGQRPGPEGEPHGSKERLQQ; encoded by the exons ACTGCGGGCGGAAACACCGGTCTCAGCTGCCTCTCTGCTGGGAGCTGCAGGGTCACCCAGGCCCAGAGGTGCCTCTGCCCAGCCTGCAGGGAGCGAAAGTGCCTGGAGGCCGGCTGGAACTCAGAGCA CCAGAGCTCCGAACACCGTCCCCAGCACAGCGCCTTGCTCTCTGCCGCCGTCCCACGGGCTCGGGAAT TGACCCTGCCACCAGCAGCCCTTGCCTGGCGGCGCAGGAAGCAGGCCCAGC CAGCTCAGCCAGCCCCTGAGCAGCCAAGGAAGGAGCAGAAAGAGCCTGTCCGGATGCTCCCAGGAACCTACACTGCCACGAAGGCTCCATGTCTGACCAGTGTGCAGTCTGGGGCAAGCACCCACAGGACTCGGGCTGGAAG GTCAGAAGCAAGAGGTCCTCTGTGTCCTGCCCCCCACGGGGCCCTGCCCGTGCGGAACCAGGTCTCCCTTCTCAGGCGAGCAGAGGCCGACATCT GGCATCCAGGTGACCGCGGCTCCGGGAGCCTGAGTGTGTGCTACTGGCTGAGCAGCCCCCAGTTCAGAAGTTTCTCTCGACACCTCTGCCCAACTCCCAGCTCCTGGCATCCGTGCACCCTAGGCCCATTTGTCCTCCAACCTGCACTACAGGCCTCTCCCAGACTCAGCCCCCTGGGGCGCTGTGCAGGctcacccagccccacctggcctTCCTGCTCCCTCTTGCAGACTGGCAGGGTCaaccagagggaagaggttgACCGGCTGCAGAAGGAGAGTGCACT GCTCCAGAGCTACATGCAGGGCCAGCAGCCCGGCCCTGGAATCTGGTCC CTGTGCTCCAGAGCATCAATGGCGTCTATGGACACCGAGTGCAGCACAGCCAGGGACGTCTGCCAGGATGCCCCTGCTCCAGATCTGCAGCTGCCTTCCCAGCCCACCTGGACACATGGGGCTGGGAAGGGCCAACGCGggggccagaggccagggccaGAAGGGGAGCCCCATGGTTCCAAGGAAAGACTACAGCAATAA